One stretch of Daphnia pulicaria isolate SC F1-1A chromosome 8, SC_F0-13Bv2, whole genome shotgun sequence DNA includes these proteins:
- the LOC124312115 gene encoding mitochondrial-processing peptidase subunit beta-like: MASKILRVSPMLLKLANGSSLVKNSTRLRATSAALNYEQTLVNVPPTRLTVLDNGLRVASEDSGAPTATVGIWIDAGSRNETEANNGVAHFLEHMAFKGTGKRSQTDLELEIENMGAHLNAYTSREQTVFYAKCLSEDVGKSIEILSDILQNSKLGEPEIERERGVILREMQEVETNLQEVVFDHLHSTAYQGTPLGRTILGPTQNIKSLSRADLVTYIKNNYGASRMVLAAAGGIKHEDLVELAQKSLGSLSNSFDAKITAPTKCRFTGSEIRVRDDDMPFAHIAIAVEGCGWTDADNFPLMVANTIIGSWDRSQGGGANLASNLASYSAQSNLCHSFQSFNTCYKDTGLWGIYFVCEPMKCEAMLYNIQSEWMRLCTAPTPTEVERAKNLLKTSMLLQLDGTTPVCEDVGRQMLCYGRRLPLHELEARIDSVTPADVRDACNKYIYDRCPAVAAVGPVEALPDYNRIRSSMYWLRV; this comes from the exons ATGGCCTCCAAAATTCTGCGAGTTTCTCCAATGCTATTGAAATTAGCCAATGGTTCATCATTGGTTAAg AATTCTACCAGGCTTAGGGCTACATCTGCTGCTCTAAATTACGAGCAGACCCTGGTAAACGTGCCACCAACCAGACTTACTGTTTTGGACAATGGTTTGCGAGTAGCTTCAGAGGACAGTGGTGCACCTACTGCTACAGTAGGAATCTGGATTGACGCTGGATCCAGAAACGAAACTGAAGCCAACAATGGTGTTGCACATTTCCTGGAGCATATGGCATTCAAG GGAACTGGCAAACGCTCCCAGACAGACTTGGAGCTTGAGATCGAGAACATGGGTGCTCACCTGAATGCATACACTTCTCGGGAGCAAACTGTCTTTTATGCCAAATGCTTGTCTGAAGATGTTGGCAAATCCATTGAAATTCTGTCCGACATCCTCCAGAACTCCAAATTGGGAGAGCCCGAGATTGAGCGTGAGCGCGGTGTTATCTTGCGAGAGATGCAAGAGGTTGAAACCAACCTCCAGGAAGTAGTGTTTGATCACCTCCACTCTACTGCCTACCAGGGCACTCCTTTGGGTCGCACTATTTTAGGCCCAACCCAGAACATCAA gTCCCTGTCCCGTGCCGATCTTGTCACATACATCAAGAACAACTACGGCGCGTCTCGCATGGTTTTGGCCGCTGCTGGTGGTATTAAACACGAAGACCTAGTCGAATTGGCCCAAAAGAGCCTTGGATCTCTGTCCAACTCCTTCGATGCCAAAATTACTGCCCCAACTAAATGCCGATTTACAG GATCGGAGATTCGTGTGCGTGACGATGACATGCCGTTCGCTCACATCGCGATCGCTGTTGAGGGCTGTGGCTGGACCGATGCCGATAACTTCCCATTGATGGTGGCCAACACGATCATCGGCTCTTGGGATCGTTCTCAAGGTGGTGGTGCTAACCTGGCCTCCAACTTGGCCAGCTATTCTGCCCAATCCAACTTGTGCCACTCTTTCCAGTCCTTCAACACTTGCTACAAGGACACCGGATTGTGGGGCATCTACTTTGTCTGCGAACCCATGAAATGCGAA GCCATGCTGTACAACATTCAAAGCGAGTGGATGAGACTGTGCACAGCTCCCACACCGACCGAAGTTGAGCGAGCCAAGAACCTGCTTAAGACTTCGATGCTGCTGCAACTTGACGGAACCACACCCGTCTGCGAAGATGTTGGTCGCCAAATGCTCTGCTACGGCCGTCGCCTGCCCCTTCACGAACTCGAGGCCCGTATCGACTCCGTGACCCCGGCGGATGTCCGAGATGCCTGCAATAAATACATTTATGACCGATGCCCCGCTGTAGCCGCTGTTGGTCCCGTTGAGGCCCTTCCCGACTACAACCGCATTCGCTCGTCCATGTACTGGCTTCGAGTGTAA
- the LOC124312077 gene encoding transcription factor cwo-like isoform X1 has protein sequence MKRNNFSIVQTGTKPNEWVMVSSSSTKMDKYWVDSPNQCHYDRNLNFAAIGSEDEEAYSNFSKKTKSARDPQSHRIIEKRRRDRMNNCLADLSRLLPSAYMKKGRGRIEKTEIIEMTIKHMKHLQVHACKEMESCEIAVQMEQLHSNTKSEQYRSGFLECITETVQFIGHHQADHHGPFYPGDDFGSRLVAHLHNHYEKIGRGEGTGSETGDFSNGITAVTLVARTGHPTNGVGQTGTDGGDFPNASPSVSGTVPQGVQDQFKPSHDNTVETDKMKDERVQGMFNYLNGTGSSTEHHRQQQQQQQPQQQQPQQQPQHSNDRRPTRSSSGSGGDSDESRSNRATRNSDTPSPVNPTTDGSSPTDMDNSSHSGGSNHSSCRSSSQLRQMLLASESGGSRTKSCSSSSQCSSRSNTTQQSIDDSNSVYKKFKTNIHQRFTADLEHVFPQSSCVMTPSGSSASSSLNEQQPQQTNHQDRSFEQYHGLKRKKSDTDMNRHNNSRYGWNNEVPPTPQPSSPSSRSQRLHSEEMDDSTVFSMDQMQQQQQPSSNLPAMQPIMESVPIFALHPKSAFYVPMSIELSLIRTLFTPPSSSTDPNAQPLLHPVTISVNFGHPSRVLTTATLTETVASIQQHSSVIQSPVKLTRPEALLPGLVPAPQIVVHHQRHPNPHHHQFDMDPFGTNFSPLTMTGPTEDNRLRVGSSSSSSNREHSSRSSLVRHHDEQPKMFRPPQREEGGYVHAGREYPIIRSSREHGSRSPAVITANHGTATHSSRWSHLMAKRTHTP, from the exons atgaaaagaaataatttctcTATTGTCCAGACGGGAACGAAGCCAAACGAATGGGTGATGGTG tcgtcgtcgtccacGAAAATGGATAAATACTGGGTAGATTCACCCAACCAGTGCCATTACGACCG GAACTTGAATTTCGCTGCCATCGGAAGCGAAGATGAAGAAGCTTATTCCAATTTCTCCAAGAAAACGAAATCCGCCCGCGATCCTCAATCACATCGCATCATTGAGAAAAGAAGGCGCGACCGGATGAATAATTGCTTGGCTGATTTGTCCCGACTCTTACCATCCGCCTACATGAAGAAAGGGCGTGGCAGAATCgagaaaacagaaattatCGAAATGACAATCAAGCACATGAAACATTTACAGGTTCACGCCTGCAAAGAAATGG AATCGTGCGAGATCGCTGTCCAAATGGAACAGCTGCATAGCAACACCAAGTCGGAACAATATCGATCCGGATTTCTCGAATGCATCACTGAAACAGTCCAGTTCATCGGTCATCACCAGGCGGATCACCATGGGCCTTTTTATCCTGGAGATGATTTCGGTAGCCGATTGGTGGCCCACCTGCACAACCATTACGAAAAAATCGGTCGCG GTGAAGGAACGGGTTCAGAAACGGGCGATTTTTCGAATGGAATAACCGCAGTGACCTTGGTGGCAAGGACCGGTCATCCCACGAATGGCGTAGGACAAACAGGCACTGACGGAGGAGATTTTCCAAATGCTTCTCCGTCTGTTTCTGGCACAGTACCTCAGGGCGTTCAAGATCAATTCAAACCATCACACGATAATACAG TAGAGACAGATAAAATGAAAGATGAACGAGTTCAAGGCATGTTTAATTACCTGAATGGCACCGGATCCTCTACCGAACACCAcagacaacagcaacaacaacagcagccacaacaacagcaaccacagcagcagccacaacaTTCCAACGACCGCAGACCGACAAGATCCTCATCAGGATCGGGTGGAGACAGCGACGAATCGCGGTCAAACAGGGCCACACGGAATTCAGATACACCGTCACCCGTCAACCCCACAACGGACGGATCATCACCTACCGACATGGACAATTCTAGTCATAGCGGAGGATCCAATCACTCGTCGTGCAGATCATCTTCTCAACTCCGCCAAATGTTGTTGGCCAGTGAATCCGGGGGATCCAGGACAAAGAGTTGCTCGTCGTCCAGCCAATGCAGCAGCCGCAGCAACACCACTCAGCAAAGTATCGACGACTCCAACAGCGTGTACAAGAAGTTCAAGACAAACATCCATCAGAGGTTCACAGCTGATTTGGAACACGTCTTTCCACAGTCCAGCTGCGTCATGACACCTTCAGGTTCTTCGGCGAGTAGCAGTCTTAACGAACAGCAGCCCCAACAAACCAACCACCAGGATCGATCCTTTGAAcaat ATCACGGCCTCAAACGAAAGAAGTCAGACACCGACATGAACAGGCACAACAATTCAAGATACGGCTGGAACAATGAAGTACCTCCTACACCGCAACCCTCATCGCCGTCTTCAAGGAGTCAAAGGCTTCATTCCGAGGAAATGGACGATTCAACTGTCTTCTCGATGGATCAaatgcaacagcagcagcaaccgtcGTCAAATTTACCAGCAATGCAACCGATAATGGAAAGTGTTCCTATTTTCGCACTGCACCCGAAAAGTGCTTTCTACGTCCCCATGTCAATCGAGTTGTCACTTATTCGGACGCTTTTCACTCCGCCATCTTCTTCGACCGACCCCAATGCCCAACCTCTACTTCACCCAGTTACCATTAGCGTCAATTTCGGTCATCCGTCAAGGGTCTTGACCACCGCTACACTCACCGAAACAGTGGCATCGATCCAACAACATTCTTCAGTCATACAGTCACCAGTTAAACTAACGAGGCCAGAGGCTCTTCTACCCGGGTTGGTACCAGCGCCGCAAATCGTCGTTCATCATCAAAGGCATCCAAATCCGCACCATCACCAATTTGACATGGATCCCTTTGGGACCAATTTCAGTCCGTTAACGATGACCGGGCCGACGGAAGACAACCGATTACGTGtgggtagcagcagcagcagcagcaaccgagAGCACAGCAGTCGTTCATCTCTAGTTAGACATCACGACGAGCAGCCCAAAATGTTCCGACCACCGCAGCGAGAAGAAGGCGGATACGTTCATGCCGGCCGGGAGTACCCCATCATCAGGTCATCACGTGAACACGGTAGTCGATCACCCGCCGTCATCACGGCAAACCACGGAACAGCGACTCATTCCTCCCGCTGGTCCCATCTAATGGCCAAACGCACTCACACTCCGTGA
- the LOC124312077 gene encoding transcription factor cwo-like isoform X2, giving the protein MKRNNFSIVQTGTKPNEWVMVSSSSTKMDKYWVDSPNQCHYDRNLNFAAIGSEDEEAYSNFSKKTKSARDPQSHRIIEKRRRDRMNNCLADLSRLLPSAYMKKGRGRIEKTEIIEMTIKHMKHLQVHACKEMESCEIAVQMEQLHSNTKSEQYRSGFLECITETVQFIGHHQADHHGPFYPGDDFGSRLVAHLHNHYEKIGRGEGTGSETGDFSNGITAVTLVARTGHPTNGVGQTGTDGGDFPNASPSVSGTVPQGVQDQFKPSHDNTETDKMKDERVQGMFNYLNGTGSSTEHHRQQQQQQQPQQQQPQQQPQHSNDRRPTRSSSGSGGDSDESRSNRATRNSDTPSPVNPTTDGSSPTDMDNSSHSGGSNHSSCRSSSQLRQMLLASESGGSRTKSCSSSSQCSSRSNTTQQSIDDSNSVYKKFKTNIHQRFTADLEHVFPQSSCVMTPSGSSASSSLNEQQPQQTNHQDRSFEQYHGLKRKKSDTDMNRHNNSRYGWNNEVPPTPQPSSPSSRSQRLHSEEMDDSTVFSMDQMQQQQQPSSNLPAMQPIMESVPIFALHPKSAFYVPMSIELSLIRTLFTPPSSSTDPNAQPLLHPVTISVNFGHPSRVLTTATLTETVASIQQHSSVIQSPVKLTRPEALLPGLVPAPQIVVHHQRHPNPHHHQFDMDPFGTNFSPLTMTGPTEDNRLRVGSSSSSSNREHSSRSSLVRHHDEQPKMFRPPQREEGGYVHAGREYPIIRSSREHGSRSPAVITANHGTATHSSRWSHLMAKRTHTP; this is encoded by the exons atgaaaagaaataatttctcTATTGTCCAGACGGGAACGAAGCCAAACGAATGGGTGATGGTG tcgtcgtcgtccacGAAAATGGATAAATACTGGGTAGATTCACCCAACCAGTGCCATTACGACCG GAACTTGAATTTCGCTGCCATCGGAAGCGAAGATGAAGAAGCTTATTCCAATTTCTCCAAGAAAACGAAATCCGCCCGCGATCCTCAATCACATCGCATCATTGAGAAAAGAAGGCGCGACCGGATGAATAATTGCTTGGCTGATTTGTCCCGACTCTTACCATCCGCCTACATGAAGAAAGGGCGTGGCAGAATCgagaaaacagaaattatCGAAATGACAATCAAGCACATGAAACATTTACAGGTTCACGCCTGCAAAGAAATGG AATCGTGCGAGATCGCTGTCCAAATGGAACAGCTGCATAGCAACACCAAGTCGGAACAATATCGATCCGGATTTCTCGAATGCATCACTGAAACAGTCCAGTTCATCGGTCATCACCAGGCGGATCACCATGGGCCTTTTTATCCTGGAGATGATTTCGGTAGCCGATTGGTGGCCCACCTGCACAACCATTACGAAAAAATCGGTCGCG GTGAAGGAACGGGTTCAGAAACGGGCGATTTTTCGAATGGAATAACCGCAGTGACCTTGGTGGCAAGGACCGGTCATCCCACGAATGGCGTAGGACAAACAGGCACTGACGGAGGAGATTTTCCAAATGCTTCTCCGTCTGTTTCTGGCACAGTACCTCAGGGCGTTCAAGATCAATTCAAACCATCACACGATAATACAG AGACAGATAAAATGAAAGATGAACGAGTTCAAGGCATGTTTAATTACCTGAATGGCACCGGATCCTCTACCGAACACCAcagacaacagcaacaacaacagcagccacaacaacagcaaccacagcagcagccacaacaTTCCAACGACCGCAGACCGACAAGATCCTCATCAGGATCGGGTGGAGACAGCGACGAATCGCGGTCAAACAGGGCCACACGGAATTCAGATACACCGTCACCCGTCAACCCCACAACGGACGGATCATCACCTACCGACATGGACAATTCTAGTCATAGCGGAGGATCCAATCACTCGTCGTGCAGATCATCTTCTCAACTCCGCCAAATGTTGTTGGCCAGTGAATCCGGGGGATCCAGGACAAAGAGTTGCTCGTCGTCCAGCCAATGCAGCAGCCGCAGCAACACCACTCAGCAAAGTATCGACGACTCCAACAGCGTGTACAAGAAGTTCAAGACAAACATCCATCAGAGGTTCACAGCTGATTTGGAACACGTCTTTCCACAGTCCAGCTGCGTCATGACACCTTCAGGTTCTTCGGCGAGTAGCAGTCTTAACGAACAGCAGCCCCAACAAACCAACCACCAGGATCGATCCTTTGAAcaat ATCACGGCCTCAAACGAAAGAAGTCAGACACCGACATGAACAGGCACAACAATTCAAGATACGGCTGGAACAATGAAGTACCTCCTACACCGCAACCCTCATCGCCGTCTTCAAGGAGTCAAAGGCTTCATTCCGAGGAAATGGACGATTCAACTGTCTTCTCGATGGATCAaatgcaacagcagcagcaaccgtcGTCAAATTTACCAGCAATGCAACCGATAATGGAAAGTGTTCCTATTTTCGCACTGCACCCGAAAAGTGCTTTCTACGTCCCCATGTCAATCGAGTTGTCACTTATTCGGACGCTTTTCACTCCGCCATCTTCTTCGACCGACCCCAATGCCCAACCTCTACTTCACCCAGTTACCATTAGCGTCAATTTCGGTCATCCGTCAAGGGTCTTGACCACCGCTACACTCACCGAAACAGTGGCATCGATCCAACAACATTCTTCAGTCATACAGTCACCAGTTAAACTAACGAGGCCAGAGGCTCTTCTACCCGGGTTGGTACCAGCGCCGCAAATCGTCGTTCATCATCAAAGGCATCCAAATCCGCACCATCACCAATTTGACATGGATCCCTTTGGGACCAATTTCAGTCCGTTAACGATGACCGGGCCGACGGAAGACAACCGATTACGTGtgggtagcagcagcagcagcagcaaccgagAGCACAGCAGTCGTTCATCTCTAGTTAGACATCACGACGAGCAGCCCAAAATGTTCCGACCACCGCAGCGAGAAGAAGGCGGATACGTTCATGCCGGCCGGGAGTACCCCATCATCAGGTCATCACGTGAACACGGTAGTCGATCACCCGCCGTCATCACGGCAAACCACGGAACAGCGACTCATTCCTCCCGCTGGTCCCATCTAATGGCCAAACGCACTCACACTCCGTGA
- the LOC124312077 gene encoding transcription factor cwo-like isoform X3, whose amino-acid sequence MDVGNSSSSTKMDKYWVDSPNQCHYDRNLNFAAIGSEDEEAYSNFSKKTKSARDPQSHRIIEKRRRDRMNNCLADLSRLLPSAYMKKGRGRIEKTEIIEMTIKHMKHLQVHACKEMESCEIAVQMEQLHSNTKSEQYRSGFLECITETVQFIGHHQADHHGPFYPGDDFGSRLVAHLHNHYEKIGRGEGTGSETGDFSNGITAVTLVARTGHPTNGVGQTGTDGGDFPNASPSVSGTVPQGVQDQFKPSHDNTVETDKMKDERVQGMFNYLNGTGSSTEHHRQQQQQQQPQQQQPQQQPQHSNDRRPTRSSSGSGGDSDESRSNRATRNSDTPSPVNPTTDGSSPTDMDNSSHSGGSNHSSCRSSSQLRQMLLASESGGSRTKSCSSSSQCSSRSNTTQQSIDDSNSVYKKFKTNIHQRFTADLEHVFPQSSCVMTPSGSSASSSLNEQQPQQTNHQDRSFEQYHGLKRKKSDTDMNRHNNSRYGWNNEVPPTPQPSSPSSRSQRLHSEEMDDSTVFSMDQMQQQQQPSSNLPAMQPIMESVPIFALHPKSAFYVPMSIELSLIRTLFTPPSSSTDPNAQPLLHPVTISVNFGHPSRVLTTATLTETVASIQQHSSVIQSPVKLTRPEALLPGLVPAPQIVVHHQRHPNPHHHQFDMDPFGTNFSPLTMTGPTEDNRLRVGSSSSSSNREHSSRSSLVRHHDEQPKMFRPPQREEGGYVHAGREYPIIRSSREHGSRSPAVITANHGTATHSSRWSHLMAKRTHTP is encoded by the exons ATGGATGTTGGcaactcgtcgtcgtccacGAAAATGGATAAATACTGGGTAGATTCACCCAACCAGTGCCATTACGACCG GAACTTGAATTTCGCTGCCATCGGAAGCGAAGATGAAGAAGCTTATTCCAATTTCTCCAAGAAAACGAAATCCGCCCGCGATCCTCAATCACATCGCATCATTGAGAAAAGAAGGCGCGACCGGATGAATAATTGCTTGGCTGATTTGTCCCGACTCTTACCATCCGCCTACATGAAGAAAGGGCGTGGCAGAATCgagaaaacagaaattatCGAAATGACAATCAAGCACATGAAACATTTACAGGTTCACGCCTGCAAAGAAATGG AATCGTGCGAGATCGCTGTCCAAATGGAACAGCTGCATAGCAACACCAAGTCGGAACAATATCGATCCGGATTTCTCGAATGCATCACTGAAACAGTCCAGTTCATCGGTCATCACCAGGCGGATCACCATGGGCCTTTTTATCCTGGAGATGATTTCGGTAGCCGATTGGTGGCCCACCTGCACAACCATTACGAAAAAATCGGTCGCG GTGAAGGAACGGGTTCAGAAACGGGCGATTTTTCGAATGGAATAACCGCAGTGACCTTGGTGGCAAGGACCGGTCATCCCACGAATGGCGTAGGACAAACAGGCACTGACGGAGGAGATTTTCCAAATGCTTCTCCGTCTGTTTCTGGCACAGTACCTCAGGGCGTTCAAGATCAATTCAAACCATCACACGATAATACAG TAGAGACAGATAAAATGAAAGATGAACGAGTTCAAGGCATGTTTAATTACCTGAATGGCACCGGATCCTCTACCGAACACCAcagacaacagcaacaacaacagcagccacaacaacagcaaccacagcagcagccacaacaTTCCAACGACCGCAGACCGACAAGATCCTCATCAGGATCGGGTGGAGACAGCGACGAATCGCGGTCAAACAGGGCCACACGGAATTCAGATACACCGTCACCCGTCAACCCCACAACGGACGGATCATCACCTACCGACATGGACAATTCTAGTCATAGCGGAGGATCCAATCACTCGTCGTGCAGATCATCTTCTCAACTCCGCCAAATGTTGTTGGCCAGTGAATCCGGGGGATCCAGGACAAAGAGTTGCTCGTCGTCCAGCCAATGCAGCAGCCGCAGCAACACCACTCAGCAAAGTATCGACGACTCCAACAGCGTGTACAAGAAGTTCAAGACAAACATCCATCAGAGGTTCACAGCTGATTTGGAACACGTCTTTCCACAGTCCAGCTGCGTCATGACACCTTCAGGTTCTTCGGCGAGTAGCAGTCTTAACGAACAGCAGCCCCAACAAACCAACCACCAGGATCGATCCTTTGAAcaat ATCACGGCCTCAAACGAAAGAAGTCAGACACCGACATGAACAGGCACAACAATTCAAGATACGGCTGGAACAATGAAGTACCTCCTACACCGCAACCCTCATCGCCGTCTTCAAGGAGTCAAAGGCTTCATTCCGAGGAAATGGACGATTCAACTGTCTTCTCGATGGATCAaatgcaacagcagcagcaaccgtcGTCAAATTTACCAGCAATGCAACCGATAATGGAAAGTGTTCCTATTTTCGCACTGCACCCGAAAAGTGCTTTCTACGTCCCCATGTCAATCGAGTTGTCACTTATTCGGACGCTTTTCACTCCGCCATCTTCTTCGACCGACCCCAATGCCCAACCTCTACTTCACCCAGTTACCATTAGCGTCAATTTCGGTCATCCGTCAAGGGTCTTGACCACCGCTACACTCACCGAAACAGTGGCATCGATCCAACAACATTCTTCAGTCATACAGTCACCAGTTAAACTAACGAGGCCAGAGGCTCTTCTACCCGGGTTGGTACCAGCGCCGCAAATCGTCGTTCATCATCAAAGGCATCCAAATCCGCACCATCACCAATTTGACATGGATCCCTTTGGGACCAATTTCAGTCCGTTAACGATGACCGGGCCGACGGAAGACAACCGATTACGTGtgggtagcagcagcagcagcagcaaccgagAGCACAGCAGTCGTTCATCTCTAGTTAGACATCACGACGAGCAGCCCAAAATGTTCCGACCACCGCAGCGAGAAGAAGGCGGATACGTTCATGCCGGCCGGGAGTACCCCATCATCAGGTCATCACGTGAACACGGTAGTCGATCACCCGCCGTCATCACGGCAAACCACGGAACAGCGACTCATTCCTCCCGCTGGTCCCATCTAATGGCCAAACGCACTCACACTCCGTGA
- the LOC124312151 gene encoding holocytochrome c-type synthase-like — MGNTASIAQTTADSITKPLYGDLHHEPSKTQAYTHHSSSYSHHMNNGNSFPAECPMHTQVEKKPPAPVIPVEYPSECPMSHDQKLETKVPVQTMEYPSECPMSGENGSLLLNTSNDVDPLNMMPPPNQRPAPDQPFSLPTQRQVSSIPKAGTEKEFWQYPSQQMFWNAMLRKGWRWKEEELEPKDMDDIIKIHNSNNEQAWIEVLKWEALHAQECGDPRLKSFGGKAKDYSPRARIRQMMGYELPFDRHDWIIDRCGKEVRYVIDYYDGGKVHEDYKFALLDVRPAMDSWENCWDRMKVTWWRWRYSREETTPVFEQKAEKEEPVKSDA; from the exons ATGGGTAATACTGCCTCAATCGCTCAAACCACTGCTGATTCGATAACCAAACCATTGTATGGTGATCTGCACCATGAACCATCGAAAACACAa gCTTACACACATCACAGTTCTTCCTACAGTCATCATATGAACAATGGAAATTCATTTCCTGCTGAATGTCCCATGCACACTCAAGTAGAGAAAAAACCACCA GCACCAGTAATACCTGTGGAATACCCAAGTGAATGTCCAATGAGCCATGACCAGAAATTGGAAaccaaa gTTCCAGTCCAAACTATGGAGTACCCAAGTGAATGTCCAATGAGCGGAGAGAATGGTTCACTGCTTCTAAATACATCGAATGATGTAGACCCACTGAACATg ATGCCGCCGCCGAATCAAAGGCCTGCTCCTGATCAGCCATTCAGTTTGCCGACCCAGCGGCAAGTATCATCCATACCGAAAGCAGGAACTGAAAAAGAATTCTGGCAATATCCTTCTCAGCAG ATGTTTTGGAATGCCATGTTGCGGAAAGGCTGGAGATGGAAGGAAGAGGAACTAGAACCTAAAGATATGGACGATATAATCAAGATTCACAATTCAAATAACGAGCAAGCCTGGATAGAA GTTTTGAAATGGGAGGCTCTGCATGCACAAGAATGCGGCGATCCTAGATTAAAAAGTTTCGGAGGGAAAGCTAAAGATTATTCTCCACGAGCGAGGATCAGGCAAATGATGGG TTATGAATTGCCGTTTGATCGCCATGATTGGATTATTGATCGCTGCGGTAAGGAGGTCCGCTATGTCATCGATTACTATGACGGTGGCAAAGTACACGAAGATTATAAATTCGCTCTGCTGGACGTGCGACCAGCCATGGATTCGTGGGAAAACTGCTGGGATCGTATGAAGGTGACGTGGTGGAGATGGAGATATAGTCGTGAAGAAACAACCCCCGTTTTCGAACAAAAGGCCGAAAAAGAAGAGCCAGTAAAGAGTGACGCATAG